A genomic window from Elaeis guineensis isolate ETL-2024a chromosome 3, EG11, whole genome shotgun sequence includes:
- the LOC140856659 gene encoding probable F-box protein At4g22030, whose protein sequence is MATLQLGSNYLLSSSSFSNQRRICASLHVPSPLGAKTVSLPKLPALIKVEELGLKEHNNSDGSYTQPHQPMTADKDHDRLVAKLLAIAEAVADRAEMHAIIGDQRNNWNHLFLHSINSINLTASLMAGISAALTVGEAAPHLPAFKLSSVVLFTAAAGMMLIVNKIQPSQLAEEQRNATRLWKQLERSIHNTLAHREPAESDIEEALEKVLALEKAYPLPLLPEMLEKFPETVEPTRWWPKIQRRGQETKKACANGMASNGWSKELEEEMLGIHRVLKTKDEEQYVRLGKLVLDINKTLAISGPLFAGMAAIGAGLIGSPVDSPVPVLVGVVGGALAAVVNTVEHGGQVGMVFELFRNCGGFYRRLQEEIESNLRESEVEKREDGELFRMKMALQLGRSLSELKGFASYASSSLQDEDLKEFAGKLF, encoded by the coding sequence ATGGCCACTCTCCAATTAGGTAGCAACTatcttctgtcttcttcttccttctcaaaTCAACGAaggatctgcgccagtcttcatgTCCCCTCCCCTCTGGGAGCCAAGACCGTCTCCCTTCCAAAGCtccctgctttgatcaaagtggaAGAACTCGGCCTTAAAGAACATAATAATTCGGACGGTAGCTACACCCAACCTCATCAACCAATGACAGCCGATAAAGATCATGATCGCCTGGTAGCCAAGCTCCTGGCGATCGCTGAGGCCGTAGCGGACCGAGCTGAGATGCATGCCATCATTGGAGATCAGAGGAACAACTGGAACCACCTCTTCCTCCACTCCATCAACTCCATCAATTTAACCGCTTCCCTCATGGCCGGCATCTCCGCGGCTCTCACGGTGGGAGAAGCAGCACCACATCTCCCAGCCTTCAAGCTCTCGTCCGTGGTCTTGTTCACCGCAGCTGCCGGAATGATGCTGATCGTCAACAAGATCCAGCCTTCTCAGCTGGCTGAAGAGCAAAGGAATGCCACCAGACTGTGGAAGCAGCTCGAAAGATCGATCCACAACACCCTCGCGCACCGAGAGCCTGCCGAATCGGACATCGAGGAGGCTTTGGAGAAAGTCCTCGCGCTCGAGAAGGCTTATCCACTTCCTTTGCTTCCGGAGATGCTGGAGAAGTTCCCAGAAACCGTGGAGCCTACACGTTGGTGGCCTAAAATTCAAAGACGGGGGCAAGAAACGAAGAAAGCATGCGCTAATGGGATGGCGAGCAACGGTTGGAGCAAGGAACTGGAAGAGGAGATGTTGGGAATTCATAGAGTTCTAAAGACGAAAGATGAGGAGCAGTATGTGAGATTGGGCAAGCTGGTGTTGGACATTAACAAAACTTTGGCTATCTCCGGACCTCTATTCGCCGGCATGGCTGCAATTGGGGCTGGTTTGATAGGTTCTCCTGTTGACAGCCCAGTGCCGGTGTTGGTGGGGGTTGTCGGAGGAGCGCTTGCAGCAGTCGTGAATACTGTGGAGCACGGCGGGCAGGTGGGAATGGTGTTTGAGCTGTTCCGCAACTGCGGCGGTTTCTACCGGAGGTTGCAAGAGGAAATCGAGTCCAACTTGAGGGAAAGTGAGGTGGAGAAGAGGGAGGATGGGGAGTTGTTTCGGATGAAGATGGCTTTGCAGCTTGGGAGAAGCCTCTCTGAGCTCAAAGGCTTTGCATCCTATGCTTCCTCCTCTTTACAAGATGAAGATCTCAAAGAATTCGCTGGGAAGCTATTCTGA
- the LOC140856658 gene encoding mitochondrial carrier protein CoAc2-like isoform X2 encodes MPPRRHLFLVSPSAFLLGPETPLFLFPIFPLFFLFLYDSVRGPPSSQAMTEEERGREEGSGGALQGLIEGSMPLVVKELVAGGIAGGIAKTAVAPLERVKILFQTKRPDFQNVGLLGSFRRIVQTEGLLGFYRGNGASVARIVPYAALHYMAYEQYRRWIILGFPDIGRGPVLDLVSGSLAGGTAVVCTYPLDLVRTKLAYQVVGPSRGKFRGLSHSELVYEGILDCVFKTYRKNGLRGLYRGVANL; translated from the exons ATGCCCCCGCGTCGGCACCTTTTCTTGGTCTCCCCGTCCGCCTTCCTGCTCGGACCGGAGACTCCTCTTTTCTTGTTTCCCATCTTccccctcttctttctcttcttatatGACTCCGTCCGCGGTCCTCCGAGCTCGCAAGCGATGACGGAGGAGGAGAGGGGAAGAGAAGAGGGGAGTGGAGGGGCGCTCCAAGGCCTCATCGAGGGCTCGATGCCCCTTGTCGTCAAGGAGCTCGTCGCCGGTGGAATCGCTGGAGGGATCGCCAAGACCGCCGTTGCCCCGCTCGAGCGCGTCAAGATCTTGTTCCAG ACCAAACGACCAGATTTTCAGAATGTAGGATTGTTGGGATCTTTTAGGAGGATTGTACAGACAGAAGGTTTATTAGGATTTTACAG AGGAAATGGTGCCAGTGTTGCTCGGATTGTACCTTATGCAGCTTTGCATTATATGGCTTATGAGCAATATCGTCGATGGATCATACTTGGTTTTCCTGATATTGGAAGAGGGCCTGTTCTTGATCTTGTATCGGGGTCGCTCGCTGGGGGAACTGCAGTTGTTTGCACTTATCCTCTCGATTTGGTTCGTACCAAATTGGCTTATCAG GTTGTTGGACCATCAAGGGGCAAGTTCAGAGGACTATCTCATTCCGAACTGGTTTATGAAGGAATTCTTGATTGCGTTTTCAAGACCTACAGAAAAAATGGATTGAGAGGCCTTTATCGGGGTGTAG CAAACTTGTAA
- the LOC140856658 gene encoding mitochondrial carrier protein CoAc2-like isoform X1 — MPPRRHLFLVSPSAFLLGPETPLFLFPIFPLFFLFLYDSVRGPPSSQAMTEEERGREEGSGGALQGLIEGSMPLVVKELVAGGIAGGIAKTAVAPLERVKILFQTKRPDFQNVGLLGSFRRIVQTEGLLGFYRGNGASVARIVPYAALHYMAYEQYRRWIILGFPDIGRGPVLDLVSGSLAGGTAVVCTYPLDLVRTKLAYQVVGPSRGKFRGLSHSELVYEGILDCVFKTYRKNGLRGLYRGVGQRFDG; from the exons ATGCCCCCGCGTCGGCACCTTTTCTTGGTCTCCCCGTCCGCCTTCCTGCTCGGACCGGAGACTCCTCTTTTCTTGTTTCCCATCTTccccctcttctttctcttcttatatGACTCCGTCCGCGGTCCTCCGAGCTCGCAAGCGATGACGGAGGAGGAGAGGGGAAGAGAAGAGGGGAGTGGAGGGGCGCTCCAAGGCCTCATCGAGGGCTCGATGCCCCTTGTCGTCAAGGAGCTCGTCGCCGGTGGAATCGCTGGAGGGATCGCCAAGACCGCCGTTGCCCCGCTCGAGCGCGTCAAGATCTTGTTCCAG ACCAAACGACCAGATTTTCAGAATGTAGGATTGTTGGGATCTTTTAGGAGGATTGTACAGACAGAAGGTTTATTAGGATTTTACAG AGGAAATGGTGCCAGTGTTGCTCGGATTGTACCTTATGCAGCTTTGCATTATATGGCTTATGAGCAATATCGTCGATGGATCATACTTGGTTTTCCTGATATTGGAAGAGGGCCTGTTCTTGATCTTGTATCGGGGTCGCTCGCTGGGGGAACTGCAGTTGTTTGCACTTATCCTCTCGATTTGGTTCGTACCAAATTGGCTTATCAG GTTGTTGGACCATCAAGGGGCAAGTTCAGAGGACTATCTCATTCCGAACTGGTTTATGAAGGAATTCTTGATTGCGTTTTCAAGACCTACAGAAAAAATGGATTGAGAGGCCTTTATCGGGGTGTAG GTCAGAGATTTGATGGATGA
- the LOC140856656 gene encoding probable F-box protein At4g22030, producing the protein MATLQLGSNYLLSSSSFSNQRRICASLHVPSPPGAKTVSLPKLPALIQVEELGLKGHNNSDVSHTQPHQPTTADKDDRLVAKLLAIAEAVADRAEMHAIIGDQRNNWNHLFLHSINSINLTASLMAGISAALTVGEAAPHLSAFKLSSVVLFTAATGMMLIVNKIQPSQLAEEQRNATRLWKQLERSIHNTIAHREPAESDIEEALEKVLALEKAYPLPLLPEMLEKFPETVEPTRWWPKIQRRGQETKKACVNGMASNGWSKELEEEMLGIHRVLKTKDEEQYVRLGKLVLDINKTLAISGPLFAGMAAIGAGLIGSPVDSPVPVLVGVVGGALAAVVNTVEHGGQVGMVFELFRNCGGFYRRLQEEIESNLRESEVEKREDGELFRMKMALQLGRSLSELKGFASYASPSSQDEDIKEFAGKLF; encoded by the coding sequence ATGGCCACTCTCCAATTAGGTAGCAACTatcttctgtcttcttcttccttctcaaaTCAACGAaggatctgcgccagtcttcatgTCCCCTCCCCCCCGGGAGCAAAGACCGTCTCCCTTCCAAAGCTCCCTGCTTTGATCCAAGTGGAAGAACTCGGCCTTAAAGGACATAATAACTCTGACGTTAGCCACACCCAACCTCATCAACCAACGACAGCCGATAAAGATGATCGCTTGGTTGCCAAGCTCCTGGCGATCGCTGAGGCCGTAGCGGACCGAGCTGAGATGCATGCCATCATTGGAGATCAGAGGAACAACTGGAACCACCTCTTCCTCCACTCCATCAACTCCATCAATCTAACCGCTTCCCTCATGGCCGGCATCTCCGCGGCTCTCACGGTGGGAGAAGCAGCACCACATCTCTCGGCCTTCAAGCTCTCGTCCGTGGTCTTGTTCACCGCAGCTACCGGAATGATGCTGATCGTCAACAAGATCCAGCCTTCTCAGCTGGCTGAAGAGCAAAGGAATGCCACCAGACTGTGGAAGCAGCTCGAAAGATCGATCCACAACACCATCGCGCACCGAGAGCCTGCCGAATCGGACATCGAGGAGGCTTTGGAGAAAGTCCTCGCGCTCGAGAAGGCTTATCCACTTCCTTTGCTTCCGGAGATGCTGGAGAAGTTCCCAGAAACCGTGGAGCCTACACGTTGGTGGCCTAAAATTCAAAGACGGGGGCAAGAAACGAAGAAAGCATGCGTTAATGGGATGGCGAGCAACGGTTGGAGCAAGGAACTGGAAGAGGAGATGCTGGGAATTCATAGAGTTCTAAAGACGAAAGATGAGGAGCAGTACGTGAGATTGGGCAAGCTGGTGTTGGACATTAACAAAACTTTGGCCATCTCCGGACCTCTATTCGCCGGCATGGCTGCAATTGGGGCTGGTTTGATAGGTTCTCCTGTTGACAGCCCAGTGCCGGTGTTGGTGGGGGTTGTCGGAGGAGCGCTTGCAGCAGTCGTGAATACTGTGGAGCACGGCGGGCAGGTGGGAATGGTGTTTGAGCTGTTCCGCAACTGCGGCGGTTTCTACCGGAGGTTGCAAGAGGAAATCGAGTCCAACTTGAGGGAAAGTGAGGTGGAGAAGAGGGAGGATGGGGAGTTGTTTCGGATGAAGATGGCTTTGCAGCTTGGGAGAAGCCTCTCTGAGCTCAAGGGCTTTGCATCCTATGCTTCCCCGTCTTCACAAGATGAAGATATCAAAGAATTTGCAGGGAAGCTATTCTGA